A portion of the Granulosicoccus antarcticus IMCC3135 genome contains these proteins:
- a CDS encoding aromatic ring-hydroxylating oxygenase subunit alpha, producing MNHPHTLCSDPVALGLWHPIAALEDSASGVRLTTRLLGERIHYTKLDDQQVSVEHGDRSLPVTLAYGYIWTCMGTPTTPLFDLPEYAESDRRNVCAATVGVKTSAPRAVENFLDMGHFPFVHTGILGTEPHTEVREYEVTLDEKRDEILATECIFYQPQAAAGATGGIMADYIYRVPHPYCSVLYKSCPTDESRLDVIALFLQPVDEETIRAHALVSVIDAQSSDLDIRMFQQTIFGQDKPILENQLPKRLPLDPRAETPIRADKAAIVYRRWLRSKGLNYGVIPAAA from the coding sequence ATGAATCACCCACACACTCTTTGTTCAGATCCTGTCGCTCTGGGTCTCTGGCATCCTATTGCCGCGCTGGAAGATTCGGCAAGCGGCGTCAGGCTCACCACCCGCTTGCTGGGTGAGAGAATTCACTACACCAAGCTCGACGATCAGCAGGTGTCTGTTGAACACGGTGATCGCTCACTACCCGTGACGCTGGCCTATGGCTACATCTGGACCTGCATGGGCACACCCACGACCCCCTTGTTCGACTTGCCCGAATACGCCGAGTCTGACCGACGCAATGTCTGCGCAGCCACCGTCGGTGTAAAGACATCGGCACCGCGTGCAGTGGAAAACTTTCTGGACATGGGGCACTTCCCGTTTGTGCATACCGGCATCCTGGGGACAGAACCGCACACCGAGGTACGCGAGTACGAGGTCACTCTGGACGAAAAGCGTGACGAGATCCTCGCTACAGAATGCATCTTCTACCAACCGCAAGCCGCGGCAGGCGCAACCGGCGGCATCATGGCCGATTACATCTACCGTGTGCCTCACCCCTATTGCAGCGTCTTGTACAAGTCCTGCCCCACTGATGAATCGCGTCTGGATGTCATCGCCCTGTTCCTGCAGCCGGTGGACGAGGAAACCATCAGAGCCCATGCTCTGGTCAGCGTCATCGATGCGCAAAGCAGTGATCTGGATATCCGCATGTTCCAGCAGACCATCTTCGGTCAGGACAAGCCTATCCTCGAAAACCAGCTGCCTAAAAGACTACCGCTGGATCCACGCGCAGAAACTCCTATCAGGGCTGACAAGGCCGCTATCGTCTATCGACGCTGGCTACGCTCCAAGGGCTTGAACTACGGGGTCATTCCTGCCGCTGCGTGA
- a CDS encoding Rieske 2Fe-2S domain-containing protein, producing MIDLEAARYLWHPVAASSDLVYRHVYQAMILGRELAVWRADDGNVNVWENRCLHRGVRLSIGINDGTELVCQYHGWRYANRTAGCTYIPAHPADAPARSICNNTYAVAERFGLIWSGESPDVALPELGMLDTSHVTPLMGMTLNAPLHRVALPLIEAYTVQHSTQIGTQSVRYGANTPDPYTIILHADCSQSESPSPDIAFFLQPIDSGRTAIRGVLCGLDETTTDKASITQLLRCHHHVINNVRRQLESLIASEPAPAPWIPIIPTVSEAQAGLPPLGSSGRSATQRVRVAAIDTVAQHIKSFRLEAISVSGALQLPASQPGAHIDVHLPEGLIRQYSLINGPGQTDHYAIAVKETADSAGGSSALHHNIRVGDLLATSAPRNNFTLRRDAEHTMLLAGGIGLTPLLSMARALNKMARPFTLHYFVTTEDQIMFRDELESLHGDVQFHIGLDPQQTEQKLATLLANPPAHHHLYLCGPGPMMDCARDTASSRGWADNTVHFEYFKNLTTLDDSSSFVVELARSGLTLQVPAGESLLTTLRHNGVAVPSSCEQGSCGTCRVNVLEGEPDHQDVYLSQSEQARGDCLMSCVSRARSEKLVLDL from the coding sequence ATGATCGATCTTGAAGCAGCCCGATATCTCTGGCACCCGGTCGCAGCGAGTAGCGATCTTGTCTATCGGCACGTCTATCAGGCCATGATCCTGGGACGTGAGCTGGCCGTCTGGCGAGCTGACGATGGCAATGTGAATGTCTGGGAAAACCGTTGCCTGCATCGTGGCGTGCGTTTGTCTATCGGCATCAACGATGGTACCGAGCTGGTCTGTCAGTATCATGGCTGGCGCTACGCCAACCGGACTGCAGGTTGCACCTATATACCGGCACACCCTGCCGACGCACCGGCCCGCTCTATCTGCAACAACACCTATGCGGTCGCCGAGCGCTTTGGCCTGATCTGGAGTGGTGAATCACCGGATGTCGCCCTGCCCGAGTTAGGCATGCTGGACACCAGTCACGTTACCCCACTGATGGGCATGACTCTCAACGCCCCCTTGCATCGCGTGGCATTACCGTTGATCGAGGCCTACACGGTGCAGCATTCAACACAGATCGGCACACAAAGTGTGCGCTACGGTGCCAACACCCCCGACCCCTACACCATCATTTTGCATGCTGACTGCTCGCAATCCGAGTCTCCGTCACCCGATATTGCCTTTTTCCTGCAACCCATCGACTCGGGCCGCACCGCCATACGCGGTGTTCTGTGCGGCCTGGATGAGACGACAACCGACAAAGCCAGCATTACCCAGCTACTGCGCTGCCACCACCATGTGATCAACAACGTGCGACGACAGTTAGAGTCCCTGATCGCCAGCGAACCCGCTCCTGCCCCGTGGATACCCATCATCCCCACGGTCAGCGAAGCTCAGGCAGGTCTGCCACCTCTGGGCAGTTCGGGACGCAGTGCCACACAGCGCGTTCGGGTCGCAGCCATCGATACCGTGGCTCAACACATCAAGTCGTTCAGACTCGAAGCCATCAGCGTGTCTGGCGCTCTACAACTACCTGCCTCGCAACCCGGCGCCCATATCGACGTGCATTTGCCAGAAGGACTGATCCGGCAATACTCCCTGATCAACGGCCCTGGCCAGACCGATCACTACGCCATTGCGGTCAAGGAAACTGCCGACTCCGCTGGTGGCTCCAGCGCTCTGCACCACAACATCAGAGTCGGTGACTTGCTGGCCACCTCGGCACCACGCAACAACTTCACCCTGCGTCGTGATGCCGAGCATACGATGCTGCTTGCCGGCGGTATCGGTCTGACGCCATTACTATCGATGGCCAGAGCACTGAATAAAATGGCTCGCCCATTTACGCTGCATTATTTTGTGACCACTGAAGACCAGATCATGTTCAGGGATGAACTGGAATCCCTGCACGGCGATGTTCAGTTCCATATAGGACTGGATCCGCAACAAACCGAACAGAAGCTGGCCACACTACTGGCCAATCCTCCTGCCCACCACCATCTCTACCTATGTGGCCCAGGCCCCATGATGGACTGTGCCCGTGACACGGCCAGCTCCCGGGGCTGGGCAGACAACACCGTACATTTTGAGTATTTCAAAAACTTAACGACCCTGGATGACTCATCCAGCTTTGTTGTGGAACTGGCTCGCTCAGGTTTGACGCTGCAGGTCCCGGCAGGTGAGAGTCTGCTGACGACACTGCGCCACAATGGCGTGGCCGTGCCCTCCTCCTGTGAACAGGGCTCTTGTGGCACCTGTCGTGTCAACGTGCTGGAAGGCGAACCCGATCATCAGGATGTCTATCTGAGCCAGAGCGAACAGGCCCGTGGAGATTGTCTGATGAGCTGTGTCTCCCGCGCCCGCTCTGAAAAACTGGTACTTGACCTGTGA
- a CDS encoding glutathione S-transferase family protein has protein sequence MISLYDYELSGNCYKVRLLLSMLGIEYQTKVVEFYPAAEHKQAAFLAVSPLGELPVLQDGELILPDSQAILAYLATQYDKSGTWHPQTSPTIAAQVTQWLCFANALTSSASAARLADGFFYDFDIDECRTRAHRLFRILDEHLWLQERDKQNWLVNGDAPTIADIACFPYIILSEEGGISRMDYPAIRRWTDRIKRIPGFIVMPGVFPAGPGA, from the coding sequence ATGATCTCACTGTACGATTACGAGTTATCGGGCAACTGCTACAAGGTTCGCCTGCTACTGAGCATGCTGGGTATTGAATACCAGACGAAGGTTGTCGAGTTCTACCCGGCAGCCGAGCATAAGCAAGCTGCTTTTCTGGCCGTCAGTCCTCTGGGAGAACTGCCGGTTCTGCAAGATGGTGAACTGATACTGCCAGACTCACAGGCGATACTGGCCTACCTTGCTACACAGTACGACAAGTCCGGAACCTGGCATCCACAAACATCGCCAACCATTGCAGCCCAAGTCACCCAGTGGTTGTGCTTTGCCAACGCCCTAACCTCAAGCGCCTCTGCTGCGCGCCTGGCAGACGGCTTCTTCTACGATTTTGATATCGATGAATGCCGCACTCGTGCGCATCGACTGTTTCGCATTCTGGATGAACATCTGTGGCTTCAGGAACGTGACAAGCAGAACTGGCTAGTCAATGGTGATGCACCCACCATTGCTGATATTGCCTGCTTTCCTTACATCATTCTCTCAGAAGAGGGTGGCATTTCCCGCATGGATTACCCTGCTATACGTCGATGGACCGACCGGATCAAACGCATTCCCGGCTTCATCGTCATGCCTGGTGTTTTCCCTGCGGGTCCGGGCGCTTGA
- a CDS encoding ABC transporter ATP-binding protein, translated as MSALLQLRGISKAYPAVIANDQIDLDIQRGEIHAILGENGAGKSTLMKLIYGVSQPDEGQILWQGQPVSIRSPSQARSLGIGMVFQHFSLFESLTVAQNIALAVKGSIKSLSAQVEEVGERFGLPLSADTVVHSLSVGERQRVEIIRCILQKPKLLIMDEPTSVLPPQGVQQLFETLRTLREDGCSILYISHKLDEIRQLCDNATILRAGKVVGSTQPASQSNESLARMMIGRTIDPPAHAPAVPDSRIRLSIQNLQHEPIDPFGTTLKKVSLQVSPGEIVGIAGVSGNGQNELMRLISGEVLFAGKDIGDIRFDDTSIKTLPPTKRRLMGLGFVPEERLGRGAVPDLSLAYNALLTAYRHGLTKLGMIRFGAMHRFAQDCIEDNDVRCGGIQSMAGSLSGGNLQKFIVGREMALQPTLLVLSQPTWGLDVGAANNIRTALLKMRDQGAAVLVVSEELEELFEISDRLHVMYDGNLSPSLQTRDTSSTQIGRWMTGEFLHESGAA; from the coding sequence TTGAGCGCGCTACTGCAGCTGCGCGGCATTAGCAAGGCCTACCCTGCTGTCATTGCCAACGATCAGATTGATCTGGACATACAACGTGGCGAAATCCACGCCATTTTAGGTGAGAACGGTGCGGGTAAATCCACACTGATGAAACTCATCTATGGTGTCAGCCAACCCGATGAAGGTCAGATCCTCTGGCAGGGCCAGCCAGTGAGTATCCGTAGCCCATCGCAAGCTCGCAGTCTTGGCATCGGCATGGTTTTCCAGCATTTCTCATTATTCGAATCCCTGACGGTTGCCCAGAACATTGCCTTGGCTGTGAAGGGTTCCATCAAATCACTTTCCGCTCAGGTGGAAGAGGTGGGAGAACGCTTCGGACTGCCTTTGTCTGCCGATACGGTAGTGCACTCACTATCAGTTGGTGAACGTCAGCGTGTCGAGATTATCCGCTGCATCCTGCAAAAGCCGAAGCTGCTGATCATGGATGAACCTACCTCTGTACTACCACCACAGGGTGTACAGCAATTGTTTGAAACCCTGCGCACACTGCGCGAGGATGGTTGCAGCATCTTGTACATCAGCCACAAGCTGGATGAAATACGCCAACTGTGTGACAACGCCACTATTCTCAGAGCTGGCAAAGTGGTGGGCAGCACCCAGCCTGCCAGCCAGAGTAACGAGTCATTAGCACGCATGATGATAGGTCGGACCATCGATCCACCGGCCCATGCACCCGCGGTACCCGATAGCCGCATAAGACTGTCAATTCAAAATCTACAACACGAACCGATCGATCCCTTCGGCACGACCTTGAAGAAGGTGTCTCTGCAAGTCAGCCCCGGTGAGATCGTTGGCATCGCCGGTGTCTCGGGCAATGGCCAGAACGAGCTGATGCGCCTGATATCCGGCGAAGTACTTTTTGCGGGTAAAGACATCGGTGACATACGCTTTGATGACACATCAATCAAAACCCTGCCACCCACAAAACGCCGACTGATGGGCCTGGGCTTTGTACCAGAGGAACGGCTGGGACGAGGCGCGGTTCCCGATCTGTCACTGGCCTATAACGCACTACTGACTGCCTACCGGCATGGACTGACCAAATTGGGCATGATCCGCTTTGGCGCCATGCATCGGTTTGCGCAGGATTGCATCGAGGATAACGATGTGCGCTGCGGCGGCATTCAATCGATGGCTGGCAGCCTGTCGGGTGGCAATCTGCAGAAGTTCATTGTTGGCCGGGAAATGGCCTTGCAACCCACTTTGCTGGTGTTGTCACAACCCACCTGGGGACTGGATGTGGGCGCTGCCAACAATATCCGTACAGCCCTGCTGAAAATGCGCGATCAGGGTGCCGCCGTTCTGGTGGTCTCCGAAGAGCTGGAGGAGTTGTTTGAAATCAGTGATCGTTTGCATGTCATGTACGACGGCAATCTTTCACCTTCGCTGCAGACGCGCGACACCAGCTCGACCCAGATTGGTCGCTGGATGACTGGTGAGTTTCTGCATGAGTCAGGAGCCGCATAA
- a CDS encoding ABC transporter permease yields the protein MAYRIVARTQTSLKAQLLVPLAAVVLTLIAGSILFTLLGKNPLAAFYAFFIEPLTTQYGIGEVLLKTGPLLLIAQGLAIGFRARVWNIGAEGQLLAGAMAAGALALHFEDSESAWLLPAMVCIGTLAGAAWAGIAAWLRTQFNANEILVTFMLSSIALQLLYFLVSGPLRDPMGMSYPQSALFGDAALFAPLIEHTRVNSSLYLALGASVLAWVFVQRSLPGYKLLVGGQAPHAARYAGFAEKKAVWVGLLIGGAAAGMAGVGEVAGPLGLLQRSISPGYGFAAIIVAFLGGLHPIGIVFAAFFMALIYVGGDMSLVSVGLPNASTTIFQGMLLVFYLACFLFANHRLQKVEVRH from the coding sequence ATGGCCTACCGAATCGTTGCTCGCACCCAGACCTCATTAAAAGCACAGTTGCTGGTGCCTCTGGCAGCCGTGGTGCTGACGCTCATAGCAGGCTCCATCCTGTTCACGCTGCTGGGTAAAAACCCACTGGCAGCATTTTACGCCTTCTTCATCGAACCGCTGACAACGCAATACGGTATTGGCGAGGTGCTGCTCAAGACTGGCCCCTTACTGCTTATTGCCCAAGGCCTGGCTATCGGCTTTCGGGCACGTGTCTGGAATATCGGCGCCGAGGGTCAGCTGCTGGCAGGCGCCATGGCAGCGGGTGCGCTGGCTCTGCATTTCGAGGATTCAGAATCCGCCTGGTTGCTGCCGGCCATGGTCTGTATCGGCACCCTGGCAGGAGCGGCCTGGGCGGGCATTGCCGCCTGGCTGCGCACCCAGTTCAACGCCAACGAGATACTGGTGACCTTCATGCTCTCCAGTATTGCACTACAACTGCTGTACTTTCTGGTCAGCGGCCCCTTGCGTGACCCCATGGGCATGAGCTACCCACAATCAGCCCTGTTTGGCGATGCGGCCCTGTTTGCCCCTTTGATTGAACATACCCGCGTCAACTCCTCTTTGTATCTGGCACTGGGCGCCTCTGTACTGGCCTGGGTATTCGTGCAACGCAGTTTGCCCGGCTACAAACTGCTGGTGGGAGGTCAGGCGCCGCATGCCGCACGCTACGCAGGCTTTGCCGAGAAAAAGGCTGTCTGGGTCGGCTTGTTGATCGGTGGCGCGGCGGCCGGTATGGCAGGTGTTGGTGAGGTAGCAGGACCGCTGGGCTTGTTGCAACGATCCATCTCTCCAGGCTACGGCTTCGCAGCCATTATCGTCGCCTTCCTGGGTGGACTACACCCTATCGGTATCGTCTTCGCAGCGTTTTTCATGGCGCTGATCTACGTGGGCGGCGATATGTCGCTGGTCTCGGTCGGGCTACCTAATGCCTCCACCACCATTTTTCAGGGCATGCTGCTGGTGTTCTATCTGGCTTGCTTTCTGTTTGCCAATCACCGCTTGCAAAAAGTCGAGGTTCGTCACTGA
- a CDS encoding ABC transporter permease has protein sequence MLDSLTFLIAGTLAAATPLLFAAMGEAVVEKSGVLNLSIEGMMAVGAATGFAVTTLSGSYVSGFAMAALASAALSVIFACLVLVFLANQVAAGLAVGILGLGASVLIGKNYESRTISPLDGLELGWLSDLPVLGEVLFSHDIMLYAGIATTLFVWWVLNHSKLGLIIRAVGESPKAASAIGYPVILIRFLAIAFGGAMAGLGGAYLTLAYTPLWAEGLVAGRGWIVIALVVFGMWQPLRIAIGAYLFGAVSLLELFIQGQGFAIPSQLMSAMPYIITIIILAVMSRNPRLIRLNHPASLGQPYHRDA, from the coding sequence ATGCTCGACTCACTTACATTCTTGATCGCTGGCACCCTGGCCGCCGCCACCCCCTTGCTGTTTGCCGCCATGGGCGAGGCGGTGGTTGAAAAGTCCGGTGTATTGAACCTGAGTATCGAAGGCATGATGGCGGTCGGTGCCGCCACAGGCTTTGCTGTGACGACACTCAGTGGCTCCTATGTCAGCGGCTTTGCCATGGCAGCGCTGGCCAGTGCGGCTCTGTCGGTGATCTTCGCCTGTCTGGTGCTGGTGTTTCTGGCCAATCAGGTAGCAGCAGGTCTGGCTGTGGGCATATTGGGTCTGGGCGCATCGGTTCTGATTGGCAAGAACTACGAGAGCCGCACCATCAGCCCCCTTGATGGACTGGAGCTGGGCTGGCTGTCGGACCTGCCCGTGCTGGGTGAGGTGCTTTTTTCGCATGACATCATGCTCTATGCGGGCATTGCCACCACCTTGTTTGTCTGGTGGGTACTGAATCACTCCAAGCTTGGCCTGATCATACGAGCGGTGGGCGAGTCTCCCAAAGCTGCCAGCGCCATTGGCTATCCGGTGATCCTGATCCGTTTTCTGGCCATCGCCTTCGGTGGCGCCATGGCGGGTCTGGGTGGCGCCTATCTGACACTGGCCTACACCCCGTTATGGGCGGAAGGTCTGGTGGCAGGTCGTGGCTGGATTGTTATCGCTCTGGTGGTATTCGGTATGTGGCAACCCCTGCGTATCGCCATTGGTGCCTATCTCTTCGGTGCTGTCTCACTGCTTGAACTGTTCATTCAGGGTCAGGGCTTTGCCATTCCCTCGCAGCTCATGTCTGCCATGCCCTACATCATTACCATCATCATTCTGGCCGTCATGTCGCGCAATCCGCGACTGATCCGACTTAACCATCCGGCCTCATTGGGCCAGCCCTACCACCGGGACGCCTGA
- a CDS encoding BMP family ABC transporter substrate-binding protein — protein MKNWTDRIRTTAMAVTVALGLGATKAQAQDAFTIGYIYPSPATDVGWAHELDRGRQAIEEKFGDKVKSIVVENIQDGPDAARIMNQMAASQGVDMMVLGSFGYMNDGLKIAKRYPDIDFIHASGYKTSKNFSTFLTRNHESAYVAGMAAGYVTKSNTIGVVAAYAIPEVVGIINGFTLGAQATNPEITVKVVWLNSWFDPSKAQESARSLIAQQSDVLFSVYQDTPSVVSVAEEEGVYVVNTSSDMKAYAPEHLLASMQISWADYFIEQVQASMDDTFAGSAFWGGMADKAVSVESLSDDLSEEQRATLDATIADITSGVLSPFVGPVFDQDGVEKVAIGENLSDNDLLSISWLVTGIETKLPK, from the coding sequence ATGAAAAACTGGACTGACCGTATACGCACCACAGCCATGGCTGTCACGGTGGCACTCGGCCTCGGTGCCACGAAGGCACAGGCGCAGGACGCCTTCACCATCGGCTATATCTACCCCTCTCCGGCAACCGATGTCGGCTGGGCACACGAGCTGGATCGTGGTCGTCAAGCCATCGAAGAAAAGTTTGGTGACAAGGTCAAGAGCATCGTTGTCGAGAACATTCAGGACGGTCCGGATGCTGCTCGCATCATGAATCAGATGGCCGCCTCTCAGGGCGTCGATATGATGGTGCTCGGATCCTTTGGTTATATGAACGATGGCCTGAAAATCGCCAAGCGTTATCCCGATATCGATTTCATCCACGCCAGCGGTTACAAGACTTCCAAGAATTTCTCCACCTTCCTGACGCGCAATCATGAAAGCGCCTATGTAGCTGGCATGGCGGCAGGCTATGTCACAAAATCCAACACCATCGGTGTGGTGGCAGCCTATGCCATTCCTGAAGTGGTCGGCATCATCAATGGTTTTACTCTGGGTGCCCAGGCAACCAATCCGGAGATCACCGTCAAGGTTGTCTGGCTGAACTCCTGGTTCGACCCCAGCAAGGCGCAGGAATCTGCCCGCTCACTGATCGCACAGCAATCCGACGTTCTTTTTTCCGTCTATCAGGACACACCTTCAGTGGTCTCGGTCGCCGAAGAGGAAGGCGTTTATGTGGTCAATACCAGTTCCGACATGAAAGCCTATGCGCCTGAACATCTGCTGGCTTCCATGCAGATCTCATGGGCAGACTATTTCATCGAACAGGTGCAGGCATCCATGGATGACACCTTTGCAGGCAGTGCTTTCTGGGGCGGCATGGCAGACAAGGCCGTCAGCGTCGAGTCTTTGAGCGATGATCTGAGCGAAGAGCAACGTGCCACACTGGATGCGACCATCGCCGACATCACCAGTGGCGTGCTGAGCCCTTTTGTAGGTCCTGTGTTCGATCAGGACGGCGTAGAAAAAGTAGCGATAGGCGAAAACTTGAGTGACAACGACTTGCTGAGCATCAGCTGGTTGGTGACAGGCATCGAAACCAAACTACCCAAGTAA
- the guaD gene encoding guanine deaminase, with amino-acid sequence MTSQHAQSDSWHLGLFMHMPRMSRLEVLENTLIQVDALGSIVSLTRPDEPEYTERLHTARRSGALTEMSSQQMMIPGLVDLHVHAPQWPQLGKALHLPLQDWLNHYTFPLEARYQDIDFARQVYPSLVRALLANGTTTAMYFATVHEEATELLAATCLALGQRAYVGRVAMDDPQQCPDYYRDSDAQAAVAASERSIHAIRQLSGNQNQLVKPVITPRFIPSCTNDLLAGLGELAARHQCHVQTHCSESDWEHDYVLNRLGKTDTQALADFGLLNRHTVLAHSNFITDSDMGRIQEAGSGIAHCPLSNSYFADSVFPLRRALDKSLRVGLGTDIAGGHSASLFNTCQHAVASSRMLESGVDARLPAAERGQANARINFLEAFYLATAGGADVLDSPTGLFEPGRQFDALLLDLDCPENRLNEFTRANDWEDLLGCVVYNTQPCNIGRVWIDGRCVHG; translated from the coding sequence ATGACATCACAACATGCTCAGTCAGACAGCTGGCATCTGGGTCTGTTCATGCATATGCCCCGCATGAGCAGACTCGAGGTGCTGGAGAACACACTGATCCAGGTCGATGCTCTTGGCAGCATTGTCTCGCTCACCCGTCCGGATGAGCCTGAATACACAGAACGCCTGCACACTGCTCGACGCAGTGGTGCACTGACCGAAATGAGTTCCCAGCAGATGATGATCCCCGGACTGGTGGATCTGCATGTGCATGCGCCTCAATGGCCGCAACTGGGCAAGGCTTTGCACCTACCCTTGCAGGACTGGTTGAACCACTACACCTTTCCGCTGGAAGCACGCTATCAGGATATTGATTTTGCCCGGCAAGTCTATCCGTCTCTGGTGCGTGCCCTGCTGGCCAATGGCACAACCACAGCCATGTATTTTGCCACTGTGCATGAAGAGGCCACCGAATTGCTCGCAGCCACCTGCCTGGCTCTTGGTCAGCGCGCCTATGTAGGTCGCGTAGCCATGGACGATCCTCAGCAGTGCCCGGATTATTATCGCGACAGCGATGCACAAGCAGCCGTTGCCGCCTCGGAGCGCAGCATCCATGCAATCAGACAACTATCGGGCAATCAGAACCAGCTGGTAAAGCCTGTTATTACACCCCGTTTCATACCCAGCTGCACCAACGACTTGCTGGCAGGTCTGGGCGAGCTGGCAGCACGCCATCAATGCCATGTTCAGACGCATTGCTCGGAGAGTGACTGGGAACATGATTACGTGCTGAACCGACTGGGCAAGACCGACACCCAGGCACTGGCAGATTTTGGCCTGCTGAACCGGCACACCGTGCTGGCACATTCCAACTTCATCACTGACAGTGATATGGGCCGGATACAGGAAGCCGGCAGCGGCATCGCTCATTGCCCCTTGTCCAACAGCTATTTCGCGGACAGTGTTTTTCCCTTGCGTAGAGCACTCGACAAGTCATTACGAGTGGGGCTAGGCACCGATATCGCAGGCGGTCATAGCGCCTCCTTGTTCAATACCTGTCAGCATGCCGTGGCCTCATCGCGCATGCTTGAATCCGGTGTCGATGCGCGACTGCCTGCCGCTGAGCGAGGGCAAGCCAACGCTCGCATCAACTTTCTGGAAGCCTTCTATCTGGCAACGGCCGGTGGCGCTGATGTGCTTGATAGCCCCACGGGTTTGTTCGAGCCAGGCAGGCAGTTTGATGCCCTGCTGTTGGATCTTGACTGTCCTGAGAATCGATTGAACGAGTTCACCCGGGCCAATGACTGGGAGGATCTACTGGGCTGTGTGGTCTATAATACGCAGCCATGCAATATCGGCAGAGTCTGGATCGACGGGCGTTGTGTTCATGGCTGA
- a CDS encoding Crp/Fnr family transcriptional regulator yields the protein MGKLKAVDSLPSLSDVDFFKAFPEAAIANLERASTLRKFRKNTHIIVAGEESHAAYVLLQGTAYAFIDDDDGNEFIVGTFSSGECFGELGLLDGHTRTANVITTSACHCLVVPSADITHEILKEPLVAQAIIHSLVGRIRGMTEDVSCLALMDVYGRLVRALNSSASEQEDGTRITERVTHQELASRVGSSREMISKILKELRVGGYISIESHCVKIHKDLPDRW from the coding sequence ATGGGAAAGCTGAAAGCGGTCGATAGTCTGCCCTCACTGTCAGATGTGGATTTTTTCAAGGCCTTTCCTGAAGCCGCCATTGCGAACCTGGAACGCGCTTCAACACTGCGCAAGTTCAGGAAGAACACACATATTATTGTGGCAGGCGAAGAGAGTCATGCGGCCTATGTACTGTTGCAAGGCACCGCCTATGCCTTTATCGATGATGACGATGGCAACGAATTCATCGTTGGCACGTTTTCCTCAGGCGAGTGCTTCGGTGAGTTGGGACTACTGGATGGTCACACCCGCACCGCTAATGTGATTACAACCAGCGCCTGTCATTGTCTTGTCGTACCCAGTGCCGATATCACTCACGAAATTCTGAAAGAACCTCTGGTGGCACAAGCCATTATTCACTCTCTGGTGGGGCGCATCCGTGGTATGACAGAAGATGTCAGTTGTCTGGCATTAATGGATGTTTATGGTCGTCTGGTACGTGCCCTGAATTCATCGGCATCCGAACAGGAAGATGGCACACGTATTACAGAAAGAGTCACCCATCAGGAATTGGCCAGTCGGGTCGGATCAAGCCGGGAGATGATCAGCAAGATTCTCAAGGAACTTCGGGTTGGTGGTTATATTTCAATCGAAAGCCATTGCGTGAAAATCCACAAGGACTTACCCGATCGCTGGTAA
- a CDS encoding DUF6484 domain-containing protein: MQKIAEIDLPVHSDKININESRNSALPAPVHGVLIGVLATLNQMGQPSVTYAGNHTARPVLAKSTTLIPTDAIGKKVALLFENGDITLPIVIGILQEPCTTAPVLSTIEDDTIHPAQSELIVDGRPIDLQAREQIILRCGKSSITMTSAGKIIIRGTYVSSKSSGANRIRGGSVQIN; the protein is encoded by the coding sequence ATGCAAAAAATTGCAGAAATTGATCTACCTGTCCATTCCGACAAGATCAATATAAATGAGTCTCGGAACTCAGCCTTACCAGCCCCTGTGCACGGAGTCCTGATCGGGGTATTGGCAACACTCAATCAAATGGGTCAACCTAGTGTTACCTATGCCGGAAATCACACAGCACGACCGGTACTGGCCAAGTCAACAACCTTGATACCTACCGATGCCATCGGCAAGAAAGTCGCCCTTCTGTTCGAAAACGGTGACATCACTCTGCCCATTGTCATCGGCATCTTGCAGGAGCCTTGCACAACAGCGCCAGTGCTCAGCACCATCGAGGACGACACGATTCACCCGGCGCAGAGCGAACTCATCGTGGACGGACGTCCAATAGACCTTCAGGCACGCGAACAGATTATCTTGCGCTGCGGAAAATCCAGCATCACAATGACCAGTGCTGGCAAAATCATTATCCGTGGAACTTATGTTTCAAGTAAATCGTCGGGAGCCAATCGCATCCGCGGCGGTTCGGTACAGATAAACTGA